Proteins encoded within one genomic window of Gasterosteus aculeatus chromosome 18, fGasAcu3.hap1.1, whole genome shotgun sequence:
- the gjd2b gene encoding gap junction protein delta 2b isoform X1 gives MGEWTILERLLEAAVQQHSTMIGRILLTVVVIFRILIVAIVGETVYNDEQSMFVCNTLQPGCNQACYDKAFPISHIRYWVFQTIMVCCPILCFITYSVHQSTKQKDRRYSTVFLSLDKGMDFMRRDNRRLKNTIVNGMLQNTENSNKEVEPDYTEVKEIHNSAMQTTKSKMRRQEGISRFYIIQVVFRNALEIGFLVGQYVLYGFYVPGVYECDRYPCMKDVECYVSRPTEKTVFLVFMFAVSGICVLLNLAELNHLGWTKIKTAVRGVQARRKSTYEIRNKDCPRMSMPNLGHTHSGDSAYV, from the exons ATGGGGGAGTGGACCATATTGGAGCGCCTCTTGGAGGCGGCTGTCCAACAACATTCTACAATGATCGGAAG GATCCTGCTGACCGTGGTCGTGATCTTCCGTATCTTGATCGTGGCCATCGTGGGAGAGACCGTGTACAACGACGAGCAGTCCATGTTTGTCTGTAACACCTTACAGCCAGGCTGCAACCAGGCATGCTACGACAAGGCGTTCCCAATCTCCCACATCAGGTACTGGGTGTTCCAGACCATCATGGTGTGCTGCCCCATCCTCTGCTTCATCACTTACTCAGTGCACCAGTCTACCAAGCAGAAGGACCGGCGCTACTCAACAGTTTTCCTCTCCTTGGACAAAGGCATGGATTTTATGAGGAGAGACAACAGACGGCTCAAGAATACCATTGTGAACGGGATGCTACAGAACACAGAAAACTCTAACAAGGAAGTAGAGCCGGACTACACTGAGGTAAAGGAAATTCACAACTCAGCCATGCAAACTACTAAGTCAAAGATGAGAAGGCAGGAGGGCATCTCCAGGTTCTACATCATCCAGGTCGTGTTCAGAAACGCACTAGAGATAGGGTTTCTGGTGGGTCAATACGTCCTGTACGGATTCTATGTCCCTGGGGTGTATGAATGTGATCGATACCCTTGCATGAAAGATGTAGAGTGCTATGTTTCACGGCCAACAGAGAAAACAGTGTTTCTCGTCTTCATGTTTGCGGTCAGTGGTATTTGTGTACTGCTGAACTTGGCAGAGCTCAATCATCTTGGCTGGACAAAGATAAAAACTGCTGTCAGAGGAGTGCAGGCTAGGAGGAAGTCCACTTATGAGATCCGGAACAAAGACTGCCCCAGGATGAGTATGCCCAATCTTGGGCACACCCATTCAGGTGACTCTGCATATGTGTAA
- the gjd2b gene encoding gap junction protein delta 2b isoform X2: protein MGEWTILERLLEAAVQQHSTMIGRILLTVVVIFRILIVAIVGETVYNDEQSMFVCNTLQPGCNQACYDKAFPISHIRYWVFQTIMVCCPILCFITYSVHQSTKQKDRRYSTVFLSLDKGMDFMRRDNRRLKNTIVNGMLQNTENSNKEVEPDYTEEALAVKQLPNRIAG, encoded by the exons ATGGGGGAGTGGACCATATTGGAGCGCCTCTTGGAGGCGGCTGTCCAACAACATTCTACAATGATCGGAAG GATCCTGCTGACCGTGGTCGTGATCTTCCGTATCTTGATCGTGGCCATCGTGGGAGAGACCGTGTACAACGACGAGCAGTCCATGTTTGTCTGTAACACCTTACAGCCAGGCTGCAACCAGGCATGCTACGACAAGGCGTTCCCAATCTCCCACATCAGGTACTGGGTGTTCCAGACCATCATGGTGTGCTGCCCCATCCTCTGCTTCATCACTTACTCAGTGCACCAGTCTACCAAGCAGAAGGACCGGCGCTACTCAACAGTTTTCCTCTCCTTGGACAAAGGCATGGATTTTATGAGGAGAGACAACAGACGGCTCAAGAATACCATTGTGAACGGGATGCTACAGAACACAGAAAACTCTAACAAGGAAGTAGAGCCGGACTACACTGAG